A section of the Phaseolus vulgaris cultivar G19833 chromosome 8, P. vulgaris v2.0, whole genome shotgun sequence genome encodes:
- the LOC137826209 gene encoding zinc-finger homeodomain protein 2-like → MEFDDQEEQEEEMGMPEPPVPAPVASYDSLGNSAARSKVGGEGRKGAFGAGAVRYRECQKNHAVSFGGHAVDGCCEFMPAGEDGTLEAVICAACNCHRNFHRKEIDGEMTSFHHRAQPPPPPLHHHHQFSPYYHHRVPQHPAAAGYLHHHLATPPMAQHRPLALPAAASGGGLSREDEDISNPSSSGGGGGGGGGGGSKKRFRTKFTQEQKDKMLAFAEQLGWRIQKHDESAVEQFCAETNVERKVLKVWMHNNKNTLGKKP, encoded by the coding sequence ATGGAATTCGACGACCAAGAGGAGCAGGAGGAGGAAATGGGGATGCCGGAGCCGCCGGTACCCGCGCCGGTGGCAAGTTACGACTCGCTTGGGAACTCGGCGGCGCGCTCCAAAGTTGGAGGCGAGGGACGGAAGGGCGCGTTCGGCGCCGGGGCGGTACGGTACCGAGAATGCCAGAAGAACCACGCCGTGAGCTTCGGCGGCCACGCCGTTGACGGCTGCTGCGAGTTCATGCCGGCCGGAGAGGACGGCACTCTGGAGGCCGTGATTTGCGCCGCCTGCAACTGCCACCGGAATTTTCACCGCAAGGAGATCGACGGCGAGATGACCTCCTTCCACCACCGCGCACAGCCGCCGCCACCGCCGCTTCACCACCACCATCAATTCTCCCCGTACTACCACCACCGAGTCCCGCAGCACCCCGCCGCCGCTGGCTACCTCCACCACCACCTAGCCACGCCTCCAATGGCGCAGCACCGCCCGCTGGCCCTCCCGGCAGCGGCCTCCGGCGGTGGACTCAGCCGCGAAGACGAAGACATCTCGAATCCGAGCAGCAGTGGGGGAGGCGGCGGAGGTGGCGGCGGCGGGGGATCCAAAAAACGGTTCCGAACGAAGTTCACGCAGGAACAGAAGGATAAGATGCTGGCATTCGCGGAACAGCTAGGGTGGAGAATCCAGAAGCACGATGAATCTGCGGTGGAACAGTTCTGTGCTGAGACCAATGTGGAGCGAAAAGTTCTGAAAGTTTGGATGCACAATAACAAGAACACTCTCGGTAAGAAACCCTAA